In Trichoplusia ni isolate ovarian cell line Hi5 chromosome 7, tn1, whole genome shotgun sequence, a single genomic region encodes these proteins:
- the LOC113495868 gene encoding uncharacterized protein LOC113495868: MSDSSDSVKTAGSRNDGHVTRRKKAVRVSNDGREICRAKIKVPPFSPEDPELWFALIEGQFDSHDVTDDGTKFTHVTNNLDIQYAKAVKDIIVNPPAQNRYGKIKTELIKRLSASHEKKVKQLLTHEELGDRKPSQFLRHLQDLAGPSVPEDFVRSIWCNRLPNNIQTVLASQPTHSLEQLADLADRIQELTSPCSVAATSSHSATASHPSDEIAELKRMVQQLTLKLEEHTRASCCATSSRSRPRERLRSSSRQRSRSSSSYKKYTICWFHAKFGERANKCNKPCDYRKAGNATGGR; this comes from the coding sequence ATGAGCGACAGCAGTGATTCTGTAAAAACAGCCGGTTCGAGAAATGACGGCCATGTGACGCGGCGAAAGAAGGCAGTGCGCGTGTCCAATGACGGACGTGAAATTTGTCGCGCGAAAATTAAAGTGCCGCCATTCTCGCCTGAGGATCCGGAACTGTGGTTCGCCCTGATTGAAGGCCAATTTGACAGCCATGACGTCACCGACGACGGCACAAAATTCACGCATGTCACCAACAACCTGGACATCCAGTACGCCAAAGCTGTGAAGGACATCATTGTAAACCCTCCAGCCCAGAACAggtatggcaaaattaaaacagaactcATCAAGCGACTCTCTGCTTCGCATGAGAAAAAGGTCAAGCAGTTGCTGACGCACGAGGAGCTTGGAGACAGAAAGCCATCTCAGTTTCTACGGCACCTCCAAGACTTGGCCGGCCCATCTGTTCCTGAGGACTTCGTCAGGTCTATTTGGTGCAACCGTCTGCCAAATAACATCCAGACAGTGCTAGCGTCGCAGCCGACACACTCCCTGGAGCAGCTTGCGGATTTGGCTGACCGCATTCAAGAGTTGACGTCCCCATGCAGCGTCGCCGCGACGTCATCACACAGTGCAACCGCTTCACACCCATCGGATGAGATCGCGGAGCTGAAGAGGATGGTCCAGCAACTAACCCTCAAGTTGGAAGAGCACACTCGTGCTTCCTGCTGCGCGACCTCCAGCCGCTCGAGACCGCGTGAACGACTGCGTTCATCTTCACGTCAGAGAAGCCGATCCAGCTCCAGCTATAAAAAGTACACGATATGCTGGTTCCATGCGAAGTTCGGGGAAAGGGCTAATAAGTGTAACAAGCCCTGCGACTACAGAAAAGCGGGAAATGCCACGGGCGGTCGCTAA